A single genomic interval of Caballeronia sp. NK8 harbors:
- a CDS encoding 3-keto-5-aminohexanoate cleavage protein, translated as MQQPVILTCAVTGGDDTAGRYPAVPVTPAQIATAAIEACEAGAAIAHIHVRNPESGKPSMDLALYREVVDRIRDSGSPVIVNLTTGPGARFVPSDTEANLAGAGSNLRPPVERVHHILELKPEICSLDMGTLNFGKGALINVPAHVEAIAAEIRRAGVKPELEVFDSGHVALAIDMIRRGLLEPTPLFQMVLGVPWGAPATPEILAAMKSLLPVGSQWAAFGVSRSEFPMVAQAVLLGGHVRVGLEDNLYLEKGVLAPDNASLVRKASQLVELLGTRLATADEARLILGIATS; from the coding sequence TTGCAGCAGCCTGTCATCCTTACTTGCGCAGTCACTGGCGGTGACGACACCGCCGGACGATATCCGGCTGTCCCCGTGACGCCCGCTCAAATTGCTACCGCCGCAATTGAAGCCTGCGAAGCGGGTGCGGCGATCGCTCACATTCACGTTCGCAATCCCGAGTCAGGCAAACCAAGTATGGATCTTGCGCTGTACCGCGAAGTTGTAGATCGCATTCGCGACAGTGGAAGTCCGGTCATCGTCAACCTCACGACCGGTCCGGGTGCCCGGTTCGTGCCTAGCGACACGGAAGCAAACCTGGCGGGCGCAGGGTCCAACCTCCGTCCACCAGTTGAGCGCGTCCACCACATCTTGGAATTGAAGCCTGAGATTTGCAGTCTGGATATGGGCACACTGAACTTTGGCAAAGGTGCGCTCATCAACGTGCCGGCGCACGTGGAGGCCATTGCGGCAGAAATCCGCAGAGCTGGGGTGAAGCCGGAACTGGAAGTCTTCGACTCGGGACACGTGGCGTTGGCTATCGATATGATCCGTCGAGGCCTGCTCGAACCGACGCCGCTCTTTCAGATGGTCCTTGGCGTGCCGTGGGGAGCACCGGCCACTCCCGAGATACTCGCGGCGATGAAGAGTCTATTGCCGGTCGGTTCACAATGGGCAGCGTTCGGAGTTTCGAGGTCGGAATTCCCAATGGTCGCGCAAGCGGTGCTTCTCGGCGGCCATGTACGCGTAGGCCTGGAGGATAACCTCTATCTGGAAAAAGGGGTGCTTGCCCCGGACAACGCCTCCCTTGTGCGCAAAGCGTCACAGCTTGTCGAGCTTCTCGGAACACGATTAGCCACTGCGGACGAAGCTCGATTGATCCTTGGTATCGCAACGTCATGA
- a CDS encoding carbon-nitrogen hydrolase family protein, with protein sequence MSNERFIVGCVQTTPTDDLHANIDQVSRSIEIAAQRGATLVATPEYSFFLHASGRSMRDSAAREEDHPALPHFVSIARKHRIWLILGSLVIRTDEGNIVNRSIVISAQGEIVARYDKIHMFDATLPGGRTIRESSSYTPGTRAVLVNTPWGRLGITVCYDLRFPALYRALAQSGAQILLVPSAFTRATGSLHWHTLLKARAIENRAFVVAPATCGTHPCGHETYGHSLIVDPDGREVAAAGEAPDVICAEIDLDVVSVARARMPSLTHDRAFETSHIFANSIETKHEQI encoded by the coding sequence ATGAGCAACGAACGCTTCATCGTCGGTTGTGTGCAAACTACGCCGACAGATGACCTACACGCCAACATAGATCAGGTCTCACGTTCGATTGAGATCGCGGCCCAAAGGGGCGCGACACTAGTCGCCACCCCTGAATATAGCTTCTTCTTGCATGCGAGCGGCCGTTCGATGCGCGACAGCGCAGCTCGTGAGGAAGATCATCCAGCGCTGCCTCACTTCGTCTCGATTGCTCGAAAGCATCGCATCTGGCTGATCCTCGGCTCCCTCGTCATTCGCACAGACGAAGGCAATATCGTTAATCGGTCAATTGTCATCTCGGCTCAAGGGGAAATCGTTGCGCGATACGACAAGATCCATATGTTCGACGCCACGTTACCAGGCGGCAGGACAATTCGCGAATCGTCTTCCTACACGCCGGGGACAAGAGCCGTTCTTGTTAACACTCCCTGGGGGCGGTTGGGAATCACTGTCTGCTATGACCTGCGCTTTCCGGCACTTTACCGGGCCTTGGCGCAGTCGGGTGCTCAGATTCTCCTTGTGCCGTCCGCATTCACCCGGGCGACAGGATCGCTACATTGGCATACCCTGTTGAAAGCGCGCGCGATCGAAAATCGCGCGTTCGTTGTCGCTCCGGCCACCTGCGGAACGCACCCATGCGGTCACGAAACTTACGGACACTCCCTAATCGTCGACCCGGACGGGCGGGAGGTTGCCGCGGCCGGCGAAGCGCCAGATGTCATCTGCGCAGAGATCGACCTTGACGTGGTGTCGGTCGCAAGGGCGCGCATGCCGTCACTTACGCATGATCGCGCTTTTGAAACGAGCCATATTTTCGCGAACAGCATAGAGACCAAGCATGAGCAAATATGA
- a CDS encoding carboxymuconolactone decarboxylase family protein: protein MSKYEILTRDEMSPRQRQVADAIAAGPRGSIKGPFIALIHNPELANHLQALGEHLRFRTGLPGHLVEIAVLITAHRWSSDYEWLAHARIGREAGLSDEVITSLGTGRRPDPLDSDASLIYDFAYETAWQGRPSDSAFSALKSRFGSATSLDVLAVCGYYTTLAFILNAAELPLPSGKLPAGWGQKAASVE, encoded by the coding sequence ATGAGCAAATATGAAATCCTGACTCGAGACGAAATGTCACCTCGTCAGCGACAAGTCGCTGACGCTATTGCCGCTGGCCCCAGAGGATCGATAAAAGGTCCTTTTATCGCATTGATTCATAACCCTGAACTCGCAAATCACTTGCAGGCGCTCGGGGAACATCTGCGTTTTCGAACAGGATTGCCAGGACATCTGGTCGAGATAGCTGTTCTAATCACCGCTCATCGATGGTCCAGCGACTATGAATGGCTTGCCCATGCGCGTATTGGGCGGGAGGCTGGCTTGTCAGATGAAGTTATTACGTCATTGGGCACGGGACGAAGGCCGGATCCGCTGGATTCGGATGCTTCACTAATCTACGATTTTGCGTACGAAACGGCCTGGCAGGGCCGCCCGTCGGACTCCGCCTTCAGTGCGTTGAAAAGCCGATTCGGTAGCGCGACGAGCCTTGATGTTCTCGCGGTATGCGGCTACTACACGACGCTTGCTTTCATTCTTAATGCCGCAGAACTTCCCCTGCCATCGGGCAAGCTGCCAGCAGGTTGGGGGCAAAAAGCGGCAAGCGTTGAATAA
- a CDS encoding NAD(P)-dependent oxidoreductase, producing the protein MALRLLEQGVDLTVCDRNPEAVQELQRLGAKVAASPLEVANACSIVIASMPSREASLDVALGEFGVVKGKEICVYIETSTIGSSTIESIASRLRDDGVGMIDAPVSGGPPGARAGTLAILASGAEGDFELGKPLLEKLAAKLFYLGAKPGVSQVAKVINNHISAAGRLAVFEGLAMGIKAGLDPKVLNDVFNAGSARNYTTTDKVPAAILTGTFKFNGPLTIGLKDEALLLEEAQRCGAPTWIAPRILELYEEAAAAGYRDEDSMKVFLYMQSQSLRKTEELNGGNQ; encoded by the coding sequence ATGGCTCTACGCCTGCTCGAGCAAGGTGTCGATCTCACTGTGTGCGACCGGAATCCCGAAGCAGTGCAGGAACTACAGCGATTGGGAGCAAAGGTTGCAGCGAGCCCGTTGGAAGTGGCGAATGCATGTTCGATCGTGATCGCATCGATGCCCTCGCGAGAAGCAAGCCTAGATGTCGCCCTTGGTGAGTTCGGCGTGGTCAAAGGCAAGGAAATATGCGTCTATATTGAAACCTCGACCATTGGAAGCAGCACGATCGAGTCGATTGCTTCGCGTCTACGGGATGACGGTGTCGGAATGATTGATGCGCCAGTCAGTGGCGGTCCGCCTGGAGCACGCGCCGGCACTCTCGCAATCTTGGCCTCGGGCGCCGAGGGCGATTTCGAACTTGGGAAACCTTTGCTAGAAAAACTCGCAGCCAAGCTGTTCTATCTTGGCGCCAAACCGGGGGTCTCCCAAGTCGCAAAGGTGATCAATAATCACATCTCCGCGGCCGGTCGCCTGGCGGTGTTTGAAGGCCTTGCGATGGGTATCAAGGCTGGACTTGACCCGAAGGTTCTTAACGATGTCTTTAATGCTGGTTCTGCGCGCAACTACACCACCACTGACAAGGTACCGGCGGCGATTCTTACAGGAACGTTTAAGTTCAACGGCCCGTTGACCATTGGCCTAAAAGATGAAGCGCTCTTGTTAGAGGAGGCGCAGCGGTGTGGCGCCCCTACCTGGATCGCTCCGCGAATCCTTGAACTCTATGAGGAAGCCGCTGCAGCCGGATATCGCGACGAAGATAGCATGAAGGTTTTCCTCTACATGCAGTCTCAGTCACTGCGCAAAACGGAAGAGTTGAACGGCGGCAACCAATAG
- a CDS encoding MmgE/PrpD family protein — MNDKAPADTLTHDVASFVFRTTSTDLSPSSRESAKRALVNILGCCIGGSHHEIVETAARALIPLAGGQTCTLLGRPERVDVLTAALINALSSAAYSFDDTHSEALLHPSGAVATTLLALAERQRLTGSDFLLSMVLGIEIAGRLSKAVSVPPAQGDIGWSQTGIAAGVGAAAAAAKALRLTSEQIGWAIGIAATQSSGFRAAHGSMSATLIFGHAAQTGLRAAILAQHGFDGPRAPLEGKYGYLSLFSSKPHREYLLPPLGSPFEVEALAYKPYPCGAVIHPVVDAALQWNHSNGADRSRQIREVRLRTHPSAMALGFRRHPENVLEAKVSLFHWVATALRYGRASIAEGQSQVVQDVGIAQLRDRINVLTDDAIPPESAVLHVLLESGEEQTVSIEHCKGSVMNPMSDDDINEKYYQQALLHISRFEATTMCQRSWRIEELEDAADIIRVAAPSSI, encoded by the coding sequence ATGAACGATAAAGCACCGGCAGATACGCTCACCCACGACGTTGCCTCGTTCGTCTTTCGTACGACATCAACGGATCTATCGCCGTCGTCGCGTGAATCAGCGAAACGAGCATTGGTGAATATCTTAGGATGTTGTATTGGCGGATCCCACCATGAAATAGTCGAGACAGCTGCTAGAGCACTGATCCCTCTTGCCGGAGGCCAAACCTGTACGCTTCTCGGCCGACCTGAACGCGTAGATGTTCTCACGGCCGCTCTAATCAATGCCCTAAGCTCCGCGGCCTATTCGTTTGACGACACTCATTCGGAAGCCCTCTTACACCCCAGTGGCGCAGTCGCTACGACCCTTCTGGCCCTCGCAGAACGGCAGCGACTGACTGGCAGCGACTTCTTGCTGTCGATGGTGCTCGGCATCGAAATCGCCGGTCGGTTGAGCAAGGCGGTATCGGTGCCTCCCGCTCAGGGCGATATCGGATGGTCGCAGACAGGCATTGCCGCCGGCGTTGGCGCAGCAGCGGCTGCGGCCAAAGCACTGCGACTGACCTCTGAGCAGATTGGCTGGGCGATAGGAATCGCCGCCACTCAGTCGTCCGGATTTAGAGCTGCTCATGGCAGTATGAGTGCCACCTTGATTTTTGGTCATGCGGCACAAACCGGGTTGCGCGCGGCGATCCTCGCGCAGCACGGATTCGACGGCCCGCGAGCTCCATTGGAGGGAAAGTACGGATATTTGAGTCTGTTCTCCAGCAAGCCTCATCGTGAGTATCTATTACCTCCGCTTGGCAGCCCGTTCGAAGTGGAAGCTCTCGCGTACAAACCTTATCCTTGCGGGGCCGTCATACATCCGGTCGTTGATGCCGCCCTTCAATGGAACCACTCAAACGGCGCAGACCGCAGTCGCCAGATCAGAGAGGTCCGCCTTCGCACACACCCGTCCGCGATGGCACTTGGATTTCGGCGGCATCCGGAGAACGTGCTCGAGGCTAAGGTCAGTCTGTTTCATTGGGTGGCGACCGCACTTCGGTACGGCCGCGCCAGCATCGCCGAAGGCCAGTCCCAAGTGGTTCAGGACGTCGGTATTGCACAACTCAGGGATCGCATCAACGTGCTTACGGATGATGCCATCCCTCCAGAAAGTGCTGTCTTGCATGTCCTTTTGGAGAGCGGCGAGGAGCAAACTGTTTCAATCGAGCACTGCAAGGGAAGCGTTATGAACCCGATGTCTGACGATGACATCAACGAAAAATACTACCAACAGGCGCTCCTTCACATTTCTAGGTTCGAGGCGACAACCATGTGCCAGCGCTCTTGGCGCATTGAGGAGCTCGAAGACGCGGCGGACATCATACGTGTAGCCGCGCCAAGCTCGATCTAA
- a CDS encoding IclR family transcriptional regulator, which yields MAKATAKQTSQLSDSTEAASKKESEAQTSIGRMLGILDLFTPAAPVRPVSDLVNYLGTSRSTSYRYIKALHEAGLIEAVANGKYVLGPRFVEFDRQIRMSDPLYKAGGKILRQLVKRTGHSALLCALYRDSVMCIREDLSEGSPPNLFSRGQRRPLFSGAASKVILPYVPPHRLRSIFQQHQRTIARAALGTDWQGFREKLAAIRKDGFVVSHGEFNQGVFGVSAPVFNAEGLAVGSVGIAGGEDRLERKNLPAYCNEVVKAGQMLTEAIADAGDELILPPRAYGSVPSR from the coding sequence ATGGCCAAAGCGACTGCAAAGCAAACATCACAGTTGAGCGACTCCACGGAAGCTGCCTCGAAAAAAGAGAGCGAAGCACAGACGAGCATCGGGCGCATGTTGGGCATACTCGACCTGTTTACGCCAGCGGCACCCGTCCGACCCGTGAGCGACCTGGTGAATTACCTGGGCACATCACGGTCAACGTCCTATCGGTACATAAAAGCGCTTCACGAAGCTGGTCTGATTGAAGCAGTTGCCAACGGAAAATACGTCCTGGGCCCGCGATTCGTTGAGTTCGACCGTCAAATCCGGATGTCCGACCCGCTGTACAAGGCCGGGGGGAAGATTCTTCGCCAGTTGGTGAAGCGTACAGGGCATTCAGCCCTTCTTTGTGCGCTATATCGGGATTCGGTAATGTGCATCAGGGAGGACCTATCCGAAGGAAGCCCGCCTAATCTCTTCTCACGAGGCCAACGGCGGCCGCTCTTCTCTGGAGCTGCATCCAAGGTGATCCTCCCGTATGTGCCCCCTCATCGGCTCAGAAGCATCTTTCAGCAACATCAGCGCACAATCGCGCGCGCGGCACTGGGCACTGACTGGCAAGGCTTCCGAGAAAAACTCGCGGCAATCCGAAAGGACGGCTTTGTTGTCAGCCACGGCGAGTTCAATCAAGGCGTTTTCGGCGTGTCGGCACCCGTTTTCAACGCAGAAGGACTCGCCGTCGGAAGTGTCGGCATCGCAGGCGGGGAGGACCGATTGGAACGAAAGAACCTACCGGCCTACTGCAACGAAGTTGTGAAAGCAGGCCAGATGCTCACAGAGGCGATTGCCGATGCTGGTGACGAACTCATCTTGCCACCGCGTGCCTACGGGTCCGTTCCGTCGCGCTAA